One genomic segment of Novisyntrophococcus fermenticellae includes these proteins:
- a CDS encoding ABC transporter ATP-binding protein yields MKNKNGLGVVFRKTVRQNSGMTLLTGILIAACVAAALFPPLVLEQMVNRLTGRQAVSLVLPLGYFGLLALSDLLESGQSVMITVFGQKMTHSLRSELCAKLKRLPAAYFTQHAPAKITSRFVNDVDVVDSLFTNGIIGMVADAFKVLSILMVIFYKSTGLGILMLLVTPALFAMTRLFQKRMLKAQLANRVAVSKVNNHVPETIHNIRTIHTLFRQKYMEEKYDSYIEESFRALDKSNLYDSIYSPIVIFVSSCVIAVMMVFAALGGGMQQFFGITVGTAVAIIAYVGKVFEPLESIGMEIQNIQSAVAGVKRINEFLSERERTVPEGTSNRAFSDANGESAISFDNVEFGYDDKTVVLQDMSFSVQQGEAVTFIGRTGAGKSTLFKLILGLYAPQKGQILINDIDAAQISDKRKRKLFGYVEQTFHSVAGTVAEQISLFDDSIGQKQIEEAAKLVGLHENIMELDQRYNTPVEKLTFSQGQFQLLSIARAVASQPKILLLDEITANLDSETELRVLQGLERACKGRTVLSISHRLNESTHSSRLIQIGE; encoded by the coding sequence ATGAAGAATAAGAACGGACTTGGCGTCGTTTTTCGGAAGACCGTCCGTCAAAACAGTGGGATGACCCTTCTCACCGGTATTCTGATCGCCGCCTGTGTGGCAGCCGCGCTGTTTCCTCCCCTTGTTCTGGAGCAGATGGTAAACCGGCTGACCGGACGGCAGGCCGTTTCTCTTGTGCTGCCCCTTGGTTACTTTGGGCTGCTGGCACTTTCTGATTTGCTGGAGTCAGGTCAGAGCGTGATGATTACGGTGTTCGGGCAAAAGATGACCCATAGTCTGCGCAGCGAGCTTTGCGCCAAACTGAAACGACTGCCGGCGGCTTATTTTACACAGCATGCCCCCGCCAAAATCACCTCTCGCTTTGTCAATGATGTGGATGTGGTGGATTCTCTCTTTACAAACGGCATTATCGGGATGGTTGCCGATGCGTTTAAGGTACTGAGCATTCTTATGGTCATCTTTTATAAAAGCACCGGGCTTGGAATCCTGATGCTTTTGGTGACTCCGGCGCTGTTCGCCATGACGCGTCTGTTTCAAAAGCGAATGCTCAAGGCGCAGCTTGCAAACCGTGTCGCCGTCAGCAAGGTAAACAATCATGTGCCTGAAACCATTCATAACATCCGCACGATTCATACCCTGTTTCGGCAAAAGTACATGGAAGAAAAGTATGATTCCTATATTGAGGAAAGCTTCCGTGCCCTCGATAAGTCCAATCTGTATGATTCCATTTATTCTCCCATCGTCATTTTTGTCAGCTCCTGCGTGATTGCAGTGATGATGGTGTTCGCCGCTTTGGGCGGTGGAATGCAACAGTTTTTTGGAATTACCGTGGGTACGGCAGTTGCCATCATCGCCTATGTGGGCAAGGTGTTTGAGCCGCTTGAAAGCATCGGCATGGAGATCCAGAACATTCAGTCTGCTGTGGCAGGCGTAAAGCGAATCAACGAATTCCTGTCTGAAAGAGAGCGCACCGTTCCGGAGGGCACCTCAAACAGGGCGTTTTCCGACGCAAACGGGGAATCAGCTATTAGCTTTGACAATGTGGAATTTGGATATGACGATAAAACCGTAGTCTTACAGGATATGAGTTTTTCTGTGCAGCAGGGCGAAGCAGTCACATTTATAGGCAGAACCGGTGCCGGAAAAAGCACGCTGTTCAAGTTGATTCTTGGCTTGTATGCTCCGCAAAAAGGGCAAATATTGATCAATGACATTGATGCCGCCCAAATTTCAGATAAACGAAAAAGAAAGCTGTTCGGTTATGTGGAGCAGACCTTTCATTCAGTTGCCGGAACTGTGGCGGAGCAAATTTCTCTGTTTGATGATTCCATCGGTCAGAAACAGATTGAAGAAGCTGCAAAACTGGTAGGCCTGCATGAAAATATTATGGAACTGGACCAGAGGTACAACACGCCGGTGGAAAAGCTCACCTTCTCTCAAGGTCAGTTTCAGCTTCTCTCCATTGCAAGGGCGGTTGCGTCACAGCCTAAAATTTTACTGCTGGACGAAATCACTGCAAATCTGGACAGTGAAACTGAGTTGCGGGTGCTGCAGGGCCTGGAACGGGCGTGTAAGGGGCGGACCGTATTGTCTATCTCCCATCGTCTGAATGAGAGCACGCACAGTTCTCGCTTGATTCAAATTGGTGAATAA
- a CDS encoding YkvA family protein produces the protein MDLKKRARQLKTDIPAVFLCMKDKNTPAIAKVLAGVTVAYALSPVDLIPDFIPVLGYLDDVILLPFLIALTIRFIPQELFEHYREEATGQWASGKPKKWYYALLIVAIWLLVLWLIIRAFLF, from the coding sequence ATGGATTTGAAAAAAAGAGCACGACAGTTGAAAACCGATATCCCAGCGGTATTTCTGTGTATGAAGGACAAAAACACTCCTGCCATTGCAAAAGTGTTGGCTGGTGTAACCGTCGCCTATGCCTTATCACCGGTTGATCTGATACCGGATTTTATTCCCGTGCTGGGGTATCTTGACGATGTCATTTTGCTTCCCTTTCTGATCGCGCTTACCATTCGTTTTATCCCGCAAGAGCTATTTGAACATTATCGGGAAGAAGCAACGGGCCAATGGGCAAGCGGGAAGCCGAAAAAGTGGTACTATGCTCTCCTGATTGTGGCCATCTGGCTTCTTGTTTTATGGCTGATTATAAGAGCATTTCTGTTTTAA
- a CDS encoding DUF3852 domain-containing protein — MKRYKKIALALSLVLMVSLLFSTTAFAANGDVAGAIEGTWNDASSQIKTVVNKVVFPAIDLILAVFFFAKLGTAYFDYRKHGQFEWAAPAILFACLVFTLTAPTYIWTILGM; from the coding sequence ATGAAAAGATACAAAAAAATTGCACTGGCACTCTCGCTTGTTCTCATGGTAAGCCTGTTGTTTAGCACAACCGCTTTTGCGGCAAACGGCGATGTGGCCGGGGCAATCGAAGGAACGTGGAACGACGCCTCCAGCCAGATTAAAACCGTGGTCAACAAGGTGGTATTCCCCGCCATCGACCTGATTCTGGCGGTGTTTTTCTTTGCAAAATTGGGGACTGCATACTTCGACTATAGAAAACACGGACAATTTGAGTGGGCGGCGCCTGCAATTCTGTTCGCCTGTTTGGTGTTCACACTGACGGCGCCGACCTATATTTGGACAATTCTCGGAATGTGA
- a CDS encoding DUF6550 family protein, which produces MKNMNPKMKKWLAVAGGLALCAVLVVLIGQRLQTPEPADAPLPSQSSEVSNVTVDPSEPEITENEKEVTVTPPDTTQPVSADNGAVSSGTEQTIQGDVSKPEYTEEQLKDPTQKPNGEKVTEPPTAVDHDKVEQPKETPKQEPSSKPSSGGNSIPGFDNVPDGGANHGEVVDGDGDINKQVGIMD; this is translated from the coding sequence ATGAAAAATATGAATCCCAAAATGAAGAAGTGGCTGGCCGTCGCCGGTGGACTCGCCCTCTGTGCGGTGCTGGTAGTGCTGATCGGGCAGCGGCTCCAGACGCCGGAACCGGCAGATGCGCCCCTTCCGTCCCAAAGCTCCGAGGTAAGCAATGTGACGGTAGACCCATCCGAACCGGAAATTACAGAGAATGAAAAAGAGGTCACCGTAACCCCGCCCGATACCACTCAGCCGGTAAGTGCCGACAACGGCGCGGTTTCCAGCGGCACCGAGCAGACCATTCAGGGCGATGTGAGCAAGCCCGAATATACCGAGGAACAGCTCAAAGACCCTACGCAAAAGCCCAATGGCGAAAAGGTCACCGAGCCTCCCACGGCTGTCGACCATGACAAGGTGGAACAGCCGAAGGAAACACCGAAGCAGGAACCCTCCTCTAAACCCAGCAGCGGTGGAAACAGCATCCCCGGCTTTGATAATGTGCCGGATGGCGGTGCTAATCATGGAGAAGTTGTTGATGGAGACGGCGATATCAACAAACAGGTTGGTATCATGGACTAA